The following coding sequences lie in one Haemorhous mexicanus isolate bHaeMex1 chromosome 10, bHaeMex1.pri, whole genome shotgun sequence genomic window:
- the TSC22D2 gene encoding TSC22 domain family protein 2 isoform X3, with the protein MSKMPAKKKSCFQITSVTTAQVASSITEDTESLDDPDESRTEDVSSEIFDVSRATDYGPEDVCERSSSEETLNNVGEAETPSSVSPNLLLDGQLAVAASGVPAGPNGGAVPKSSAVPLPAVAPGAAVGGGSSAQAALPSTGPSAPTASGAMSQTAAAACSSRFRVIKLDHGTGEPYRRGRWTCMEYYDRDSDGGGVLSRTGDCIRHSSTFEQAAQERDSGLGATGGSVVISAVPASAHGPDSIADSSLAAVSQLLQTEKMNQSSLQQPNFVIGQQQQPVGGAVPQSTAQPVFSGASGASQQMIVPQQPQPQVNPQGVSQAGPNGKGMAPPNVTVGQSSIPVAQQQVQQASIPVTQPQQFAYSQSQIPPVHLLPTQPPGQAEYMQHMTIMQSQGAIQQATTSSAPSTVASSLPMGQVTGQNPSAVGAPVMGVSAQPSEAVGQGSGLLQSGQAPASQPALPQPGGVVQPGLGHTGVVQQKSVTQHPMGGSSQVSGMPGAPHAVVPGVQSVPAVVPGTSVPSASTTASAAMPNVPVTLVQSQLTSHPSASRSTGAVQSQHVGHSMMQGAPNAPASLPQASLGQFQTQAQSLVGQIDDTRRKSEPLPQPPLSLIAENKPLVKPPIPDTLANPLQLPASTPMNSLASSVFGISIPVDGDEDRNPSTAFYQAFHFNKLHESKSTWDRYGCLSMECIHAECVWCKCCCH; encoded by the coding sequence ATGTCCAAGATGCCGGCCAAGAAGAAGAGCTGCTTCCAGATCACCAGCGTGACCACGGCGCAGGTGGCCAGCAGCATCACCGAGGACACCGAGAGCCTGGATGACCCGGATGAGTCCCGCACCGAGGACGTGTCTTCTGAAATCTTTGATGTTTCCCGAGCCACCGACTATGGCCCCGAGGACGTCTGTGAGCGGAGCTCTTCGGAAGAGACTCTCAACAACGTGGGCGAGGCTGAAACTCCCAGCAGCGTCTCTCCCAATCTCCTTTTGGACGGgcagctggctgtggctgcttctggggtgcctgcaggcccTAACGGGGGGGCTGTGCCCAAAAGTTcggctgtgcccctgccagctGTTGCTCCTGGCGCTGCTGTGGGGGGAGGCAGCAGTGCTCAGGCTGCCTTGCCCTCCACAGGGCCTTCTGCACCCACTGCCTCCGGGGCCATGTCTCAGACGGCGGCTGCTGCGTGCAGCTCACGCTTCAGGGTGATCAAGCTGGACCACGGTACTGGGGAGCCCTACAGGCGAGGCCGATGGACGTGTATGGAGTACTATGACCGGGACTCAGATGGTGGTGGTGTTCTGAGCAGGACTGGAGATTGCATtaggcacagcagcaccttcGAACAGGCTGCTCAAGAGAGAGACAGTGGCCTCGGTGCCACAGGAGGTTCTGTTGTGATCTCGGCTGTGCCAGCGTCGGCCCATGGCCCCGATTCTATAGCTGACagctctctggctgctgtgtcacagctgcTTCAGACAGAGAAAATGAACCAGTCCTCTCTACAGCAACCTAATTTTGTCATTGGGCAACAGCAACAGCCCGTGGGTGGGGCCGTGCCTCAGAGTACTGCTCAGCCTGTGTTTTCTGGGGCTTCGGGAGCAAGTCAGCAAATGATAGTGCCGCAGCAACCACAGCCACAGGTAAATCCACAGGGTGTTTCACAGGCTGGACCCAACGGGAAAGGCATGGCACCTCCAAATGTGACAGTAGGGCAGTCAAGCATTCCTGTGGcccagcagcaggtgcagcaggCAAGCATACCAGTGACTCAGCCTCAACAATTTGCTTATTCTCAGTCCCAGATTCCACCAGTGCATCTACTGCCGACGCAGCCTCCTGGGCAGGCTGAATACATGCAGCACATGACAATTATGCAGTCTCAAGGAGCTATTCAGCAGGCTACTACAAGCTCTGCTCCAAGTACTGTGGCCTCCAGCCTTCCTATGGGGCAGGTGACGGGCCAGAACCCCTCAGCTGTGGGAGCGCCAGTGATGGGGGTGTCAGCGCAGCCCAGCGAAGCAGTCGGACAGGGGTCGGGGCTGTTGCAGAGTGGCCAGGCACCAGCGAGCCAGCCTGCCCTCCCGCAGCCGGGAGGTGTGGTGCAGCCAGGCCTTGGACATACGGGGGTTGTGCAACAGAAATCTGTGACTCAGCATCCAATGGGGGGGAGCAGTCAAGTGTCGGGAATGCCTGGTGCTCCCCATGCTGTGGTCCCTGGAGTTCAGAGCGTGCCTGCGGTTGTGCCCGGTACAAGTGTGCCTAGTGCGTCCACCACCGCCTCTGCTGCTATGCCAAACGTCCCTGTAACGCTGGTCCAGTCCCAGCTGACGAGCCACCCTTCTGCCAGCAGAAGCACTGGCGCGGTCCAGTCCCAGCACGTCGGACACTCGATGATGCAAGGTGCGCCCAACGCGCCCGCCAGTCTGCCTCAGGCAAGCCTCGGACAGTTTCAGACCCAGGCCCAGTCCTTAGTAGGCCAGATTGATGATACTAGAAGAAAATCGGAACCCCTACCTCAGCCACCACTTTCTCTTATAGCTGAAAATAAACCTCTTGTGAAGCCTCCCATTCCAGACACTCTAGCAAATCCTCTTCAGTTACCTGCAAGTACTCCAATGAACAGTCTTGCCAGCTCTGTTTTTGGCATATCCATTCCTGTTGATGGTGATGAAGACAG